The DNA region CTTGTCAAGAGCCAATACTTTGTCCATAGCTGCTTTCACATCAATAGCAGAAGGATGACCGATTGATAAAGTTGTTTCGATTTGGTTATGGAGATCTTGAAAAAGTCTTGATGCATTTCTTTGTTCTTCAGCAAGTTGGGATGGTTGAATTTGGTTCATGGTCACCAACATGGCTGTAGCAGCCAAATACATCAAAGTGGATGACATTTTTAATCCCAAAACAGAATCACCATTACTAGCTGCAATTCCAACCATTGTAGCAGCAGCTAGTGTAATCCCATTAATAGATGTCAAAAGCATATTGTTCCACTGGCTTCTCTGTTCTCCAATATTTCTATGCATCTCCACTCTATCTGCAACTGCCTCCTTGATTGCGTAAAGCTTCTCGATAACCAAAGAATCAATTCTTTTTGAAGGGCTAAGCTGTTTTTCAATTGGGCTGCTACTAGTGCTTATGGTTGAAAAACGACTAATCAACTCCTGTTCCTGCACTGATTTCTCTCTTCTTTGAATCTTTGGAAGGGAGATTTTATGTTTCTGATTATTTGGAATATTAATACTTGCTCTAATCAATCCTCTTCTACAACTGCAAGATGGTGTTGAAGGAACAGAATTACATGAAATCAAGGAACTTGAAGATTGGAGAATGATTGCCATCTTTTTGTGTTCTTCAACGGGATGTTAACTGATGATATCTATGATTGGAATAGGAAGAGGAGAAACCAAACGTtgagttttgattattatgattgttatggTAAAGAAGACAGGACatgggatatatatatagagggacACTAGTTGACATTTATTGAAATAGTATTATGATTTGACTGAAAACAATAGGTAATACCGTAATAATAGCAAGTTATTCAATGTTTGAATTGAATGGGTACAAGGCCAAGACCATTTCTTATGTTTGCTTAATTTGCCCtattagtttttgaaaatgttttgggTATATTACGTTTTGGCTACTTGCACGTACTCTTGTTGACTTTCAAAACGTAGGAAATTTTTATGgggttttgaaatttgaatcaGCAATCCAAAACTATTCCTTAGACCCTGACAATTCAACTCTCGTGTCCAGTTATATATTTCATGCATGATAATATTTGTCATAAATAATCATTATATTTCTTCTATTGTTGGATATAATAATTAATCACCTTTCTTCaaaatgtttttcttattttcctttttagtccgtttaaaaagaatgtttttttttccttttttggcaacttttttattttaacttttcacatgacatgtttaagatcacaagattaaaaggccattttggtacattctacaCATCTTTAGTTAacaatcacaagattcaaaagtcttctttattttcttaaactatgTACCaatagtcaaaaccagacaaacattTTGAAATGGATGGAGTATGATTGTTGTGACTTGTGTATATACTTTTGAGTGGGTTCACTTCATTAAAGAGTTGCTTACAAGCAAGAAATAATAACGAATcggagagagaaaaagaatataCAGTTACATACGTATGTTTTAGCTTACATTTTAAATTGGTATCACATTATAAATAAACACGAGACATAGACATCTGTCTCGGAGATATTATTATCCAAGCTGTTTTAAAAATTCAACATGCTTTTCTTTTTGCATGATTAAATTGTTACCTCAACCTGTGTTCCAAAGTGCTGAGATGAAATTTAGCTCATACAGAATATCAAAATTAAATTTACTCCAGTCATTAGTTACACTTTATTGTGTAAGAACTTATTCAGAAAAGAAAACAGATTATGTGCATGAAAATTTCCTCAATTAACACAAAGTACCCAATCTGAActaatttctcaattttattttttattacatagggggttgGGGAAGGAAAAATGGGGAGGGGAATATCGAGCCCTCACCAACAAAATGAAAGTTCAAGTAAGCAATTAACTGAATTATTAAAATCCCCacgaatttttgaaattatttattagTGTCTATCTATACGTGGTAAAGGCCAAAAGTTGGAAGCACGTGGAAGGTGTATTTATAATTCTCTAGTTGTTTCTAATAGAAACCTTTTTCTACAATCACGTGGATTTCAATTTGGCGAGATTTTTTTAACCTTAGGATATTGTAGTATTCGATATTCATATAGCACAAATAAATAACTACTCTTTCTTTAGAAGATAACAAGGAGTACATGATGTTATAATTTCAATGCTAGATATTCAGATTTCCAagaatatctatatataatataaagttagcaAAGATAAACAAGTGACGCGACACTCTCTACACCACCAtgcctatttttcttttttctctttttttttatattttccctccatttctctATATAATAATAACACAATAATTAATCTACTAACTAATAGAATTAACAAAAGGCTCACCCACCTCCCACGTAGCATTAAACCCTTTTATTGCATTTCAATGAGCATTATAATTGCATATCAGTTAAAATACCTTTTCACCTCCCCTTATCTCATACTCATAATTTCACATTTAGTGTTCTATTATAAATAGTACCAACTAAGATGGTGCTCAAAGGTGAATCCCAATTTTGTGTTTTAATATCGTGTTTTCAATCCCCGTGTATTGAGAGGCTAACAGTGTTTAATTGCTTCCTATTTTCGTTTGCTTCATGTTATTGATACCTTTCCTAATGATCCATTTCGATGAAACAAATCCAACTCCTCCAATAACAATTAAgtatttttacctttttaatttacatatgtATCGTAGTATCTTAACTCCTACATAATAGTAATACTTCTTTCATGTTTCGTTTTTGTCGTATGAAATTTGCATGAAGTGGTTACTTTTAACAACTACTGACAATATGGAGATAGTATCATTCATTTTCCAGAAAAAAGGTATGACCTACTTCTGTTTATTACTATTTTTTCCAATTTAAGTTCTAattaatcttcattttttttttcttggttgtAGCTTTAGTTTTTTCTGGATGGAAAGGATTAGAGGGAAAGTGTAAGATCCATTATGAAAAAGAGTATCAAAAAGTGTTGTAAAATGAAATTTGGTGCCTATTTAAAGAGAGAAATGATTTTGTAGCTCACTTACAAaatgtttttagttttatgtCATATTTACGAGAGATCTGAAAAGACCATTTTCatttattcaaattgtaagagggaaaaagatctcattttctcttatttttaaaGGATAGTGCGAAAGAGGGAGAGATCCTTATTTTAATAGTTAATTATATGACAAGCTCCACACACTTGggttttaatatttttcttgaaacgtcatcttaaggaaaaactaaattcATATGAAAATTAATTTGTGTTAGAATTACTTCGTCCATATAAAAAatgtttataaataattttcttaaacGATATGTTTATAGTTGACAAACACAATTGTCATTCAGCTTTCAATAACTAATTCTACTAATATTGCATAGataatatacaaaattattAATGCATATACTATGAACTCTACTAaataaaaactaatataaaaagaatttagtaattttattttttgaagaaaatagcACAATCAATTactataaaaattataacaacCACGTAATGTTAAAAGCCCAAGGATCCTTTGTTCTCTCAATTACTCTCCCTCTTCTACTTCTTTCTTCCTCCATTCCTTTGAATTCAATGTATAATCAATGCGGTATTAATATGGAATGGAAACGGTTTTCTTTAATCCTGGTTTATATATTGAGTTAAAAGTTTACGTAATTTTGTAGTTCTTCTGTAGCTCCTTTTAATCACCTGTCTCTCATCTTATATCCATCCTCAATTAACtgttcttctttcatttttcatattctttcattctcttactgtttttttctttttcttgcctATGttctttttattcattttactTATTCTAATGTTAAAATCAATTCAGGTGAATAAACGGTaagatatttttcaaagatcCCGAAGCTTAAAATTTATATCTTAACTCCTATggattttcttcactttttatGTGCACATAGAATTTTTAGGaggaattttcaagagaaatacGTACATTTTTTGAATTcgtaatattttaatatatttaatgATATGCAGGATGAAATGAAATTACTTTAGAGTAAAAAGGTGGTTGTTTATGAATGGTGACAAGAAGATAAGGGAAGAAGAGAAGGACTTTAAAATAGCCATTTTATTAAGAAACAAACAACTATACATGGacgcaagaaaggaaagaagacggaaaaagaaagaaaagtataAACTTCAATCgtgtttatatataaattttaattctcaAAGCTTTAAAATTTAATTCTCTAATGATACGGAAATAAATTAGTAATTTTATGCACAtatcaaatgtacaaaatgaaaaaaacaatttatttaaatttattaacatatgcacataaaaaaatcaaatttccttgattctttcttccttttaaatgttttttaaataaaatatagttTCGCCATATTAATCTATttagaatttgaaaataaaaagaatattaagaatttttgtttttacgggatattttacttttaaagtTCAATGATATGTTTTATTACCGTGCGGTTAAGTTAACTagcatcatatacatatcattgaCAGGTAAAAGTGTCACTTGTccaatttacttattttttggcAGGCTAATGTATATAACTCAATTAACCGTCCAAAAGGTTGGATTAATTTGTACTTAATTAGTATTCCAAATCAATTGATAAGTAtcttttgtcaaaaaaaaaaaagagaagataaaCAAATTAATGATCCGATTTTAATTAGTAGAACATAATTATACTTTCTTCAATaataagttatattttttaCAGCTTATAATCGTATTGTtaatgatttaaaaataaaataaaatagtaactAAAAATTGATTTAAGTTGAGCGAGTTGAACTATATATGAGCGGCTTCTTAATCCATATTAACATGTTCGGGGTCTTTTGATACgtgggataaatttatatcttcAACCACACAAGGTATAAAACTTATCCCAAACTTAGTCTTGGATAATCCATCTATCCCATCTAGCTTggtattattttatcccatctctcAAGTCTGAAGTGGGATAAAATAGTCCACGGGTTATAATCCCAAgattataatatccggataacTTAATCTGTGTACCAAACGATCCTATTATACCGAGATAATCTTCCACTCTATGCAGGCATAtgcaaaaaaaattccattaaaAAAATGTATGTCAAGCTAAGAGGGGATTTCCTTAAGGTACCTTAAGGAAGGCTTGTGTGTAACAATTTTGGTTCTCATAGGTGGATCTTCATCATGAGGAAACTTCAAATAAGCTTATATATACTAGAGATAAACTTGTTCATTGGGGTATAGTTGACAATCTGACATGTCCAATGTACCATATTGAAGTTGAGAgcatttcacttttttttttcttcacttttttttttttcaagtgtgCGTTGTCTTCAAGCATCTTCTGGAACAAGATCCTAATTCAGTGGCAGGGAGTTCAAAAGTATGCAAGGGAGTGGCAACAAATATTGCATGGGGCTGTAATTCATAGTAAACGGCAACATCAAAGTTAACAGGTGGAACAGTTTATCGAGTGACAATAGGAGATAATTAGATTAAAGGCAAGAAATATTGAAATATTTCATTCCCAGTAGATCTAGTCAGTCAAAACATAAATATGAATCAAGCAAGTTGAAATTTGCAACTTGCAAGTACTTGGCCTTATAAGCAGTTACAATTGAATAAAAGAATGAGTTAGTCCTACTCGCACAAACAATGATATGTACTGCATTTTGTCGATGCGTTATACTTTGAATAACTACTCTAAAAAAGCTTGCTCGCAAACTCATCTAAATCTTCTCGCTTTTACATGAAGAAGAAGCAAAAGATCTCTCGTGTCCGATAAGCTCCTTCCTAACTTCTGCCAACTTCATTTCAAACACCTCACCATTTTCTCTTCGATCCATTTCTCGTTTCGTCAAGTTAGATTCAATAGATTCTTGCATGTACCGGAAGAAACCAAATTGCTCCTATACATCTCGAATACCATTCCAACTTGTCCACCATGCTCTATCGTATTAACTACAAATGGGCCAAAGCGCCACCAACAATTCCAAGCATGGCTGCCCAAGATCCATGAGTAGAATGACCTGCCAATGCTGAGCCAACTGCTGCTAGGCCTGTGAGCCAAGGACCAGATATGGCTAAAAACTTGTTCATTTTTAAGGCCTTTTCCCCCAGTCTAATATATTCTTCTTGGTCTTTTCTTCCTAATACCCCcattatttctttcatttcctcctccaATTTACCGTTCCATCCATTCCAATTGTTTCCATTCTcactggccctcttgggctgccTTCGACGTTGTTGAGGCCACCAAACAGCAGGCTCTACAGAAGATGGAAATTTCTCTAGCATTACTCCAAGAAGAGGTAACGGGTAGGCCTTGTCAAGAGCCAAGACTTTGTCCATGGCTTCTTTCACGTCAATAGCAGAAGGATGACCGATTGATAAAGTTGTTTCTATTTggttgtagagatcttgaaaaAGTCTTGATGCATTTCTTTGTTCTTCAGCAAGTTGAGATGGTTGAATTTGGTTCATTGTCACCAACATGGCAGTAGCAGCTAAATACATCAAAGTGGATGACATTTTTAGTCCAAAAACAGGATCACCACTGCCAGCTGCAATTCCAACCATTGTAGCAGCAGCTAGAGTTATCCCATTAATGGATGTCAAAAGCATATTGTTCCACTGGCTTCTCTGCTCTCCTATATTTCTATGCATCTCCACTCTATCTGCAATTGCCTCCTTGATCGCGTAAAGCTTCTCGATAATCAAAGGATCACTTCTTCTTGAAGGGCTAAATTGTTTCTCAATTGGGCTGCTGCTGCTGGTGCTTATGGTTGAACACCCACTAATCAACTCTTGTTGCTGCCCTGGTCTCGCTCGTCTTTGAATCTTTGGAAGGGAGATTTTAAGTTTCTGATTATTTGGAATATTAATACTTGCTCTAATCAATCCTCTTCTACAACTGCAAGATGATGTTGAGGGAACAGAATTACatgaaatcaagaaacttgaagattGGAGAATGATTGCcatctttttttgttcttcaacgGGATGTTAACTGATGATTGGAATAGGAAGAGGAGAAACCAAACGTtgaattttgattattatgattgttatggTAAAGAAGACAGCACATGGGATATATATAGAGGGACACTAGTTGACATTTATTGAAATAGTATTATGATTTGACTAAAAACAGTAGGTAATACCGCAATAATAGCAAGTTATTCAATGTTTGAATTGAATCGGTACATAGCCAAGACCATTTCTTCTGTTTGCTTAATTTGCCCtattagtttttgaaaatgttttgggTATATTACGTTAAGTCTACTTGCACGTACTcttattgactttcaaaacgtaGGAAATTTTTATGgggttttgaaatttgaatcaGCCATCCAAAACTATACCTTAGACCCTGCCAATTCAACTCTCGTGTCCAGTTATATATTTCATGCTTGATAATATTTGTCATAAATAATCATTATATTTCTTCTATTATTGGatataataataaatcaaatttCTTAAAAGTAAATATTCGATCGGTTTCAAAAtgtgtcttactttcttttttagtcgtttaaaaaaaaatttttttttttttttagaactcttttattccaactttccacatgaCCTGTctaagatcacaagattaaaagggcattttggtacattctacaCATCTTTAGTTAACaatcacaagatttaaaagccttattttattttcttaaattccgtgtcaagtcaaaaccagacaaacattttgaaatggagggagtatgatTGTTGTGACTTGTGTATATACTTTTGAGTCGGTTCATTTCATTAACGAGTTGCTTACAAGCAAGAAATAATAATGAATcggagagagaaaaaaatatacagTTACATACGTATGTTTTAGCTTACATTTTAAATTGGTTTCACATTATAAACAAACGCGAGACATTAGACATCTGTTCTCGGATATATTATTAT from Lycium ferocissimum isolate CSIRO_LF1 chromosome 2, AGI_CSIRO_Lferr_CH_V1, whole genome shotgun sequence includes:
- the LOC132048105 gene encoding probable F-box protein At4g22030, which produces MAIILQSSSSLISCNSVPSTPSCSCRRGLIRASINIPNNQKHKISLPKIQRREKSVQEQELISRFSTISTSSSPIEKQLSPSKRIDSLVIEKLYAIKEAVADRVEMHRNIGEQRSQWNNMLLTSINGITLAAATMVGIAASNGDSVLGLKMSSTLMYLAATAMLVTMNQIQPSQLAEEQRNASRLFQDLHNQIETTLSIGHPSAIDVKAAMDKVLALDKAYPLPLVGVMLEKFPSSVEPAVWWPQQRRRQLKRVSDNTENKWNGWNGKLEEEMKEIMGVLGRKDQEEYIRLGEKALKLNKFLAISGPLLTGLAAVGSALAGHSTHGSWAAMLGVVGGALATVVNTVEHGGQVGMVFEMYRSNAGFFQYMQESIESNLAETEMDRRENGEVFELKLALKLGRSLSDLRNLAASSSSCKAEHLDEFGSKLF